In a single window of the Anaerotruncus rubiinfantis genome:
- a CDS encoding GDSL-type esterase/lipase family protein, which translates to MSDRPIKINRGPKKNSIWPVLGLIGAAIAIALIIAFVWQSMAGGAQAQSSGPSSSPASSSSPPPSTPEESSAAPSSSEPEEEELLVFDGAVPESERVKSTYFDDAVFVGDSITTGIDLYGVMKNTDVLADTGVNLGSVYTKEAVKQEDGTRIPIMDALGQKQYAKVYIMLGGNEVRDEDQQTFISRYGKLIDDVREIQPNALVYVQSILPVTLNNQYNMNNDKIDTFNAALLELCKEKGVYYLNVAEKFKDENGRLPDAASPADGMHFGPDYYQIWFTYLKTHVVGMPPAASSEPEDLAAETSSSFPEPGAELETVE; encoded by the coding sequence ATGTCAGACAGACCGATTAAAATAAACCGCGGGCCAAAAAAGAATTCCATTTGGCCGGTGCTGGGGTTGATTGGCGCCGCGATTGCCATTGCGCTGATCATCGCTTTCGTATGGCAGAGTATGGCCGGGGGAGCGCAGGCGCAGTCAAGCGGGCCCAGCTCCTCGCCGGCGTCTTCGAGCAGCCCTCCGCCGAGCACGCCGGAAGAATCCTCCGCGGCGCCGTCCTCTTCGGAACCGGAAGAGGAGGAACTGCTGGTCTTTGATGGGGCAGTACCCGAAAGCGAGCGCGTGAAAAGCACCTATTTTGACGACGCTGTTTTTGTGGGCGATTCAATCACAACCGGCATCGACCTCTATGGCGTGATGAAAAACACCGACGTGCTGGCGGATACCGGTGTAAACCTCGGCTCGGTCTACACCAAGGAAGCGGTTAAGCAGGAGGACGGAACCCGGATCCCCATCATGGACGCGCTCGGGCAGAAACAGTATGCAAAGGTATACATCATGCTGGGCGGCAACGAAGTACGTGACGAAGACCAGCAGACCTTCATCAGCCGCTATGGAAAACTCATTGACGACGTGCGTGAAATCCAGCCGAACGCGCTCGTCTACGTCCAGTCGATCCTGCCGGTGACCCTGAACAATCAGTATAATATGAACAACGACAAGATCGACACTTTTAATGCCGCGCTGCTTGAACTCTGCAAGGAGAAGGGCGTCTACTATCTGAATGTCGCGGAGAAGTTTAAGGATGAAAACGGCCGGCTGCCGGACGCGGCATCCCCGGCGGATGGCATGCATTTCGGCCCGGATTACTATCAGATCTGGTTCACCTATCTCAAGACCCATGTCGTAGGCATGCCGCCGGCGGCTTCTTCTGAACCGGAAGACCTGGCGGCGGAAACAAGCAGCTCCTTCCCAGAGCCGGGAGCGGAGCTGGAAACGGTTGAATAA
- a CDS encoding DUF4358 domain-containing protein has product MRKLISGILAIAACAALLAGCGGKEADSGKQPAAADVVKAVADELTFKDAMITLEDDMVENIYNLDMEKIADKSCYISGSRATAEEVSVFQVKDSADLQMVKDAVAERIDDQKHAYESYNPGEMVKINGAVTLTHGNYVILVMADDTSKVEETFNAQF; this is encoded by the coding sequence ATGAGAAAACTGATATCAGGAATTTTGGCGATTGCCGCGTGTGCGGCGCTGCTGGCCGGCTGCGGCGGAAAGGAAGCGGACTCCGGTAAACAGCCCGCGGCGGCGGACGTGGTCAAGGCGGTTGCGGATGAGCTTACCTTTAAAGATGCGATGATCACACTGGAAGACGACATGGTTGAAAATATCTACAACCTGGATATGGAAAAGATTGCAGACAAATCCTGCTACATCAGCGGCAGCCGTGCAACGGCCGAGGAGGTTTCGGTTTTTCAGGTGAAGGACTCCGCTGACCTGCAGATGGTGAAAGATGCGGTTGCAGAACGCATCGACGACCAGAAGCATGCCTATGAAAGCTACAATCCGGGGGAGATGGTCAAAATCAACGGTGCGGTCACTCTCACGCATGGCAATTATGTGATCCTCGTCATGGCGGACGACACCTCCAAAGTGGAAGAAACCTTTAATGCGCAGTTCTGA
- a CDS encoding magnesium transporter CorA family protein, with amino-acid sequence MLNFYKTVDNRIIRIDAPETGCWICAISPSEAEIAYLTGDLEIEPDFVRAALDEEESSRIESEEGQTLVIVDYPVADQQDDENKTILYTTMPMGIIMTRDYVLTVCLRENLLISEMAEGRVKGLQTSLKTRFLLLTLLRIAARFLQYLKQIDKISSMTETRLHQSMRNKELIQLLGLEKSLVFFSTSLKSDEITLEKILRGRIIKLYEEDEDLLEDVLIEVKQAIEMCNIYSNILSGTMDAFASVISNNLNIVMKVLTAITIVMAIPNMVFSFFGMNVVDLPLPYSWFPIALSLGLCGIAALILWKKNMFR; translated from the coding sequence ATGCTTAACTTCTACAAAACCGTTGACAATCGTATTATCAGGATCGACGCCCCCGAAACCGGCTGCTGGATCTGTGCCATCAGCCCTTCGGAAGCGGAGATCGCCTACCTCACCGGCGACCTCGAGATCGAGCCGGATTTCGTGCGTGCCGCGCTCGACGAAGAGGAAAGCTCCCGCATCGAGAGTGAGGAAGGCCAGACGCTGGTGATTGTTGACTACCCGGTGGCTGATCAGCAGGATGACGAAAACAAAACCATCCTCTACACCACCATGCCAATGGGAATCATTATGACGCGGGACTATGTCCTGACCGTCTGCCTGCGGGAAAACCTGCTCATCAGCGAAATGGCGGAAGGCCGTGTCAAAGGCCTGCAAACCTCGCTGAAAACGCGTTTCCTGCTCTTAACCCTGCTGCGGATCGCCGCGCGCTTTCTGCAGTACCTCAAGCAGATCGACAAAATCTCCTCAATGACCGAAACACGCCTGCATCAGTCGATGCGCAACAAGGAGCTCATCCAGCTTCTGGGCTTGGAAAAATCGCTTGTGTTTTTCTCCACATCGCTCAAGTCCGATGAGATCACGCTCGAGAAAATCCTGCGCGGCCGGATTATCAAGCTGTATGAGGAGGACGAGGACCTGCTGGAAGATGTGCTCATCGAGGTCAAGCAGGCGATCGAAATGTGTAATATCTATTCGAATATCCTTTCCGGGACGATGGACGCCTTCGCGTCGGTCATCTCGAATAACCTCAATATCGTCATGAAGGTGCTCACCGCCATCACCATCGTCATGGCCATCCCCAATATGGTGTTCAGCTTCTTCGGCATGAACGTGGTGGATCTGCCGTTGCCGTATTCGTGGTTTCCAATCGCGCTGTCGCTCGGGCTTTGCGGGATTGCGGCGCTTATCCTCTGGAAAAAGAATATGTTCCGATAA
- a CDS encoding helix-turn-helix domain-containing protein, producing MPVNSDILKELRKDKKLTQDDIGERLGMAGSTYASYETGRRRMRIELLENIADELGTSTDYILGRTAIQKPYPKR from the coding sequence ATGCCGGTTAACAGCGACATTTTAAAGGAACTGCGCAAAGATAAAAAGTTGACACAAGATGATATTGGTGAACGGCTCGGCATGGCCGGTTCAACCTATGCAAGCTACGAAACCGGACGGAGACGCATGCGGATTGAACTCTTGGAGAACATCGCCGACGAGCTTGGCACATCCACCGATTACATTTTGGGCCGTACCGCGATCCAGAAGCCTTACCCAAAGCGATAA